A stretch of the Dyella telluris genome encodes the following:
- a CDS encoding polyprenyl synthetase family protein — protein sequence MSEAIQLKATSSGLSVKPEPLDVWMPQILQRTERALERCLPAADAVPATLHEGMRYATLGGGKRLRALLCHAAGELVDADSLLLDGAASAIEMIHAYSLVHDDLPAMDNDLLRRGQPTVHVRYGEAMAILVGDGLQAQAFAVIGDLPATPPQQVALLRELASASSSQGMVGGQAIDLESVGHVLSREQLERMHRLKTGALLRAAVFMGAHCGPMPLSPELHAALDHYQRAVGLAFQVVDDILDVTTDAATLGKTPGKDAQDNKPTYVSLLGLDASRALAEKLGDRAREALRPLGARATHLHDLAGMVVHRIR from the coding sequence GTGAGTGAAGCAATTCAGCTGAAGGCCACATCATCCGGCCTCTCCGTGAAGCCGGAACCGCTGGATGTGTGGATGCCACAGATCCTGCAGCGCACCGAGCGCGCGCTGGAGCGCTGCCTGCCGGCTGCCGATGCGGTGCCGGCGACGCTGCATGAAGGCATGCGATATGCCACGCTGGGCGGAGGCAAACGCCTGCGCGCACTGCTGTGCCACGCGGCCGGCGAGCTGGTGGATGCCGATTCGCTCCTTCTGGACGGCGCGGCCAGCGCCATCGAAATGATCCACGCCTACTCGCTGGTGCATGACGATCTTCCCGCGATGGACAACGACCTGCTGCGTCGCGGGCAGCCGACCGTGCATGTGCGCTATGGCGAGGCGATGGCCATCCTGGTGGGGGATGGTCTGCAGGCACAGGCTTTTGCCGTGATCGGCGACTTGCCGGCCACGCCGCCGCAACAGGTGGCGCTGCTGCGGGAGCTGGCCAGCGCGAGCAGTTCGCAGGGCATGGTGGGCGGGCAGGCGATCGATCTGGAAAGTGTGGGGCACGTCCTTTCGCGCGAGCAACTCGAGCGCATGCACCGGCTCAAGACCGGTGCCTTGCTGCGTGCGGCAGTCTTCATGGGGGCGCATTGCGGGCCCATGCCACTGTCCCCGGAACTGCATGCCGCGCTGGATCATTACCAGCGCGCCGTGGGGTTGGCCTTCCAGGTGGTCGACGACATTCTCGATGTCACCACGGATGCCGCCACGCTGGGCAAGACGCCCGGCAAGGATGCCCAGGACAACAAGCCTACCTACGTCTCGCTGCTCGGGCTGGACGCGTCACGCGCGCTGGCGGAAAAGCTGGGTGATCGTGCGCGTGAGGCACTGCGTCCGCTGGGCGCGCGGGCAACGCACCTGCACGACCTCGCCGGCATGGTGGTGCACCGCATTCGCTGA
- a CDS encoding copper resistance D family protein — MALLVDIFGYLSVILHGFVIVTQSMMLGGLLFLTFLLHPLSSRLSQGEMLERRVVRLTRWSAWGLLLSELATTALQVSVLMSTVDLPFTNVMQASFAVAGSIKMLCALLIALCLGQRSMATPLPRALLLLAGLVELAAATATTHAYARLDHNALLMAVEGLHQFGAAIWIGAIPSFVLVLRHLQDVDSLRRVGVRFSRMSMLGVACILLSGITMWVFYVGDLPGFYGTAYGVMVGAKVAMFIGLLGLGLGNFLVTERLRKGRDASVTRMRRFAEVEIGIGFTIFFAAASLTSVPPAVDLTTDRVSLHEIAVRNAPAWPRLSSPDHDTLAISQLQTQLDQDAARDHQVAQAATTPGSGILPPRNAEDIAWSEYNHHWAGIFVLLIGFMALLSRAGVRWARHWPLLFLLMAAFLLLRSDPEVWPLGQEGWWVAWRDVEVAQHRFFVLLIILFATFEWSVRTGRLKSERAAWVFPLLVAVGGAMLLTHSHQISNVKDQMLIELTHTPLALAGVAAGWARWLELRLPGRGGRVAGYVWPACFMLIGVILLWYREA; from the coding sequence GTGGCCCTGCTTGTCGACATCTTCGGCTACCTGAGCGTCATCCTGCATGGGTTCGTGATCGTCACCCAGTCCATGATGCTGGGCGGCCTGCTGTTTCTGACGTTCCTGCTGCACCCGTTGTCGTCGCGCCTTTCGCAAGGCGAAATGCTCGAGCGGCGGGTGGTGCGCCTGACGCGCTGGAGCGCGTGGGGGCTGCTGCTGTCGGAACTGGCAACCACCGCACTGCAGGTATCGGTGCTGATGTCGACGGTCGACCTGCCGTTCACCAACGTGATGCAGGCGTCGTTCGCCGTGGCGGGCAGCATCAAGATGCTCTGCGCCCTGCTGATCGCGCTTTGTCTTGGCCAGCGCAGCATGGCGACGCCGTTGCCGCGCGCCCTCCTGCTGCTGGCCGGGCTGGTGGAACTGGCTGCAGCCACCGCCACCACGCATGCCTATGCGCGACTGGATCACAACGCCCTGCTGATGGCGGTGGAGGGCCTGCACCAGTTCGGCGCGGCCATCTGGATCGGCGCCATTCCCAGCTTCGTGCTGGTGCTGCGCCATCTGCAGGATGTCGACAGCCTGCGGCGGGTGGGTGTGCGCTTCTCGCGCATGTCCATGCTTGGCGTGGCCTGCATCCTGCTGTCCGGCATCACCATGTGGGTCTTCTACGTGGGCGATCTGCCGGGCTTTTACGGCACCGCCTATGGCGTGATGGTGGGTGCCAAGGTGGCCATGTTCATCGGCCTGCTGGGTCTTGGACTGGGCAACTTCCTTGTCACCGAACGCCTGCGCAAGGGACGCGATGCGTCGGTGACCCGCATGCGCCGTTTCGCCGAAGTGGAAATCGGCATCGGCTTCACCATCTTCTTTGCCGCCGCGTCCCTCACCTCCGTGCCGCCGGCGGTGGACCTGACCACCGACCGCGTATCGCTCCACGAGATCGCCGTGCGCAACGCGCCGGCCTGGCCACGCCTGAGTTCACCGGATCACGACACGCTCGCCATCTCGCAGCTGCAGACGCAGCTCGACCAGGACGCCGCGCGCGACCATCAGGTGGCGCAGGCGGCCACCACACCGGGCTCTGGCATCCTGCCGCCGCGCAACGCGGAAGACATCGCGTGGTCGGAATACAACCACCACTGGGCCGGCATTTTCGTCCTGCTGATTGGCTTCATGGCCCTGCTCAGTCGCGCCGGGGTGCGCTGGGCCAGGCACTGGCCCTTGCTGTTTCTGCTCATGGCAGCCTTCCTGCTGCTGCGCTCGGACCCGGAGGTATGGCCACTCGGCCAGGAAGGCTGGTGGGTAGCATGGCGTGACGTGGAAGTGGCGCAGCATCGCTTCTTCGTGCTGCTGATCATCCTGTTCGCCACGTTCGAGTGGTCGGTACGCACGGGCCGCCTGAAGAGCGAACGTGCGGCATGGGTGTTCCCGCTGCTGGTGGCCGTGGGTGGTGCCATGCTGCTCACGCACAGCCATCAGATTTCCAACGTGAAGGACCAGATGCTGATCGAGCTGACCCACACCCCGCTGGCGCTGGCCGGTGTGGCCGCGGGCTGGGCGCGCTGGCTCGAACTGCGCCTGCCCGGACGCGGCGGCCGCGTTGCCGGCTATGTGTGGCCGGCGTGTTTCATGCTGATCGGGGTGATCCTGTTGTGGTATCGCGAGGCCTGA
- a CDS encoding copper resistance CopC family protein — MPLHCRVAIVILALLASLNASAHAILTESTPKLNGSVSAGHQALALKYNSKIDQGRSRLVLIAADKSETPLAITAHADKPNELDSAADLKPGTYVIRWQALALDGHITRGDLPFTVTAAP; from the coding sequence ATGCCGCTTCATTGTCGCGTCGCGATCGTCATTCTCGCCCTGCTCGCCAGCCTCAACGCCAGTGCGCACGCCATCCTTACCGAGAGCACGCCCAAGCTCAACGGCAGCGTATCCGCGGGGCACCAGGCGCTGGCGCTCAAGTACAACAGCAAGATCGACCAGGGCCGTTCCCGGCTGGTACTGATCGCCGCCGACAAAAGCGAAACACCGCTCGCCATCACCGCCCATGCGGACAAGCCCAACGAGCTGGACAGTGCCGCCGACCTGAAGCCCGGCACCTATGTCATCCGCTGGCAAGCGTTGGCGCTGGACGGCCATATCACGCGTGGCGATCTGCCCTTCACCGTGACGGCTGCGCCATAA
- a CDS encoding MMPL family transporter, with the protein MFRAIHKGLVFAVDRSGRYHYAVLVLAALLVVLSLWGASRHLSIDTDADHLFSEKLPWRQQSLAFARQFPQFSDTLTAVVRAHTPEEARIAAQALNARLVEDKQHFLSSSTPGISPFFNREGLLLLPQDELESTLDSMLQAQPLLGPLAKDPSARGLFRGIDLMVEGVRRGMADDLSSYDAALGNVAQTMEDAAAGKNAPLSWQALLTPDLVNSNGGQEFILIHPVLDHSALEPGQAATNAMLRLAHELPEVKSGRVRVNYTGSVPLADEEFAALTDRAGPIAIGSSLLLVFWLVLALGTWRLIVPVLITLIVGLIYTLGFAALAVGRLNLVSVAFAVLFVGLAVDFGIQFGVRLHARQYSDRTFDDSLHETANRVVSQVGLAALATACGFLAFAPTDFTGVAELGIIAGVGMLLALLCTLTVLPALLRLMSKGSPHAEVALPGGVAADGWLSRHRKAVLAVFSVLGVIGIWCAVTIPFDANPLHTKRADTEAMRTLTSLMEDPNTNPFTMDVLARDLPSAKSLSERLDKLPEVAQVVSGVDFVPTGQDDKLEQLQQASDLMYAVLNPGEKEAAPTADEMREAARDTSEGIASVSDKLPANSPLRRIGKALAVLAHGNDQQMATANQALTQFLPYTLHQLADSLSAQPITLQSLPDDLRRDWFAPDGRVRVQVTPTTKAQSTAGLRDFVKAVQQLAPDAAGSAVDTIKAADTILIAFREAAIYATLAIGIVLMLVLRRVRDAGLVLATLLMSALLTALLARLLGISINFANIIALPLLLGVGVSFNIYFVMNWRHGMHQFLGSPTARAILFSALTTGTAFGSLAIARHPGTASMGTVLLLSLLAVLLSTFAFLPAMLYSIGDCKQPISQT; encoded by the coding sequence GTGTTCAGAGCGATTCACAAAGGACTGGTTTTCGCGGTCGACCGCAGCGGTCGCTACCATTACGCCGTACTTGTACTGGCGGCGCTGCTCGTGGTGCTGAGCCTGTGGGGGGCGTCCAGACACCTGAGCATCGACACCGACGCCGACCACCTGTTCTCGGAAAAACTTCCGTGGCGACAGCAGAGCCTGGCCTTTGCCCGCCAGTTTCCCCAGTTCAGCGACACGCTCACCGCCGTGGTTCGCGCCCACACGCCCGAAGAAGCCCGCATCGCCGCGCAGGCGCTGAATGCCAGGCTGGTGGAAGACAAGCAGCACTTCCTCTCCTCGTCCACCCCGGGCATCAGCCCCTTCTTCAATCGCGAAGGCCTGCTGCTGCTTCCGCAGGACGAACTGGAAAGCACGCTGGACAGCATGCTCCAGGCGCAACCACTGCTGGGCCCGCTGGCCAAGGATCCTTCGGCACGCGGCCTGTTTCGCGGCATCGACCTGATGGTGGAAGGCGTGCGCCGTGGCATGGCCGACGACCTGTCCTCGTATGACGCCGCGCTGGGCAATGTGGCACAGACCATGGAAGACGCGGCCGCCGGCAAGAATGCGCCGCTCTCCTGGCAGGCACTGCTCACGCCGGACCTGGTGAACAGCAATGGCGGTCAGGAATTCATCCTGATTCACCCCGTACTGGACCACAGCGCACTGGAACCCGGGCAGGCCGCCACCAACGCCATGCTGCGGCTGGCCCATGAACTGCCCGAAGTGAAGTCGGGTCGCGTACGCGTCAACTACACCGGCTCGGTGCCGCTGGCGGACGAGGAATTCGCCGCGCTCACCGACCGTGCCGGCCCCATTGCCATCGGCAGCAGCCTGCTGCTGGTGTTCTGGCTGGTGCTGGCACTGGGTACCTGGCGACTGATCGTGCCCGTGCTGATCACGCTGATCGTCGGCCTGATCTATACGCTGGGTTTCGCGGCGCTGGCTGTGGGTCGCCTCAACCTGGTGTCGGTGGCTTTTGCGGTGCTGTTCGTCGGCCTGGCGGTGGATTTCGGCATCCAGTTCGGCGTGCGACTGCATGCCCGCCAGTACAGCGACCGCACCTTCGACGACTCACTGCATGAAACCGCCAACCGCGTCGTGAGCCAGGTCGGCCTGGCTGCCCTCGCCACGGCCTGCGGCTTCCTCGCTTTCGCGCCCACCGATTTCACCGGCGTGGCAGAGCTTGGCATCATCGCCGGCGTCGGCATGCTGCTGGCACTGCTTTGCACCCTGACCGTACTGCCAGCCCTGCTGCGCTTGATGTCGAAAGGCTCGCCGCATGCGGAGGTAGCGCTACCCGGCGGCGTTGCCGCCGATGGCTGGCTGAGCCGCCACCGCAAGGCCGTGCTCGCCGTATTCAGCGTGCTCGGCGTCATCGGCATCTGGTGCGCGGTGACCATTCCGTTCGACGCCAACCCGCTGCACACCAAGCGCGCCGATACCGAGGCGATGCGCACGCTCACCTCGCTGATGGAAGACCCCAACACCAACCCCTTCACCATGGACGTGCTGGCCAGGGACTTGCCCTCGGCCAAGTCGCTCAGTGAACGTCTCGACAAGTTGCCGGAAGTGGCGCAAGTGGTTTCCGGCGTCGACTTCGTACCCACCGGGCAGGACGACAAGCTCGAACAGCTGCAGCAGGCCTCCGACCTGATGTATGCCGTGCTGAATCCCGGCGAAAAAGAGGCCGCACCAACCGCCGACGAGATGCGCGAAGCCGCCAGGGACACCAGCGAAGGCATTGCCAGTGTGTCCGACAAGCTTCCCGCCAACTCGCCCCTGCGGCGCATCGGCAAGGCTCTGGCCGTGCTGGCGCACGGCAACGATCAGCAGATGGCCACGGCGAACCAGGCGCTCACGCAGTTCCTGCCATACACGCTGCACCAGCTCGCCGACTCGCTCTCTGCCCAACCCATCACGCTGCAGAGCCTGCCGGACGACCTCAGGCGCGACTGGTTCGCGCCCGACGGACGCGTGCGCGTACAGGTCACGCCGACCACCAAGGCGCAGAGCACCGCCGGCCTGCGCGATTTCGTGAAAGCGGTACAGCAACTGGCACCCGATGCCGCCGGCTCCGCCGTGGACACCATCAAGGCGGCCGACACCATCCTCATCGCCTTTCGCGAGGCCGCGATCTACGCCACCCTGGCCATCGGCATCGTGCTGATGCTGGTGCTGCGCCGTGTGCGCGACGCGGGCCTGGTGCTGGCCACACTGCTGATGTCGGCCCTGCTGACGGCCCTGCTCGCGCGGCTGCTTGGCATCTCCATCAACTTTGCCAACATCATCGCGCTGCCGCTGCTGCTGGGCGTGGGCGTGTCGTTCAACATCTACTTCGTGATGAACTGGCGCCACGGCATGCACCAGTTCCTGGGCTCACCCACGGCACGCGCCATCCTGTTCTCCGCACTCACTACGGGCACCGCCTTCGGCAGCCTGGCCATCGCAAGGCACCCCGGCACGGCCAGCATGGGCACCGTGCTCCTGCTCAGCCTGCTGGCGGTGCTGCTGTCCACCTTCGCCTTCCTGCCCGCGATGCTCTACTCGATCGGGGACTGCAAGCAGCCCATCAGCCAAACCTGA